The Phoenix dactylifera cultivar Barhee BC4 chromosome 15, palm_55x_up_171113_PBpolish2nd_filt_p, whole genome shotgun sequence genome contains a region encoding:
- the LOC103716302 gene encoding protein LURP-one-related 6-like: protein MGGATNITVPVVSKIYCFSSQTTLMVRRRPRLVNGGGFVVMNSNQNLVFKVDGCGILGIKGELILRDGDGAPILFIRKKGGVVQALSAHNRWNSYLMDYEEPSKLVFSLREPKLRLLTKNSIKISNDTDGKNKDWSFEVKGSFIKRACTINDRRGNVVAQVGLKEMVANKDFYHVVVQPGYDQAFVIGVIAILDNIHGESTRC, encoded by the exons ATGGGTGGAGCGACAAACATAACAGTACCAGTTGTGAGCAAGATCTATTGCTTTTCCTCTCAGACTACATTGATGGTGAGGAGGCGGCCTCGTTTGGTGAATGGAGGTGGCTTTGTGGTCATGAACTCTAATCAGAATCTGGTTTTCAAGGTTGATGGTTGTGGGATCCTCGGCATCAAGGGGGAGTTGATTCTAAGGGATGGAGATGGAGCTCCAATACTTTTCATTCGTAAAAAG GGAGGCGTCGTGCAAGCACTAAGTGCTCACAACCGATGGAACAGTTACCTAATGGACTACGAAGAACCAAGCAAGCTAGTCTTTAGCTTGCGAGAGCCGAAGTTACGTCTTCTGACGAAGAACTCTATAAAGATCTCCAATGATACAGACGGGAAAAACAAGGACTGGAGCTTTGAAGTGAAGGGATCCTTCATTAAGAGGGCTTGCACCATCAATGATCGAAGAGGCAACGTTGTTGCCCAG GTGGGTCTCAAGGAAATGGTGGCAAACAAGGATTTCTACCATGTGGTGGTGCAACCAGGCTACGACCAGGCCTTCGTTATTGGAGTGATAGCTATTCTTGACAACATACATGGGGAGTCCACCAGGTGTTGA